From Dechloromonas sp. A34:
GATCAGCCGCTTCTGTTCGTCGGGGAAGTGCGGGTTGCCGCAGACGACATCGCTGATCGGCTGGCGGGCCAGCAAGGCGACCCCGTTATAGGTCTTCTGGCCGGAAAAGGCGACCTGATAGCCGGCGGCCTCGATCTCGGCGCGCGGGAAATTCTGGTCTTCCAGCTTCAATTCCTGCAGACACACCGCGTCCGGCTGTTGTTCGGCAAGCCAGTCGAGCAGGTGAGGAAGGCGGACCTTCAGCGAATTGACGTTCCAGCTGGCGATTTTCATGGCGGGGGATGCGATCGGGGGACACGCCATTTTGCCACAGCCATGGTCTTCGGCCGCTTGCCGATGGCCACGGCGGGTAAGGGTCAGTTGGCTTTTTCGGCAGGTTGCAGGCCACCCGATGGTTTACTGCCGAATGGTGCGCTTTTCGGGTAGCCCGCAAGGTCAAGCAGATTGTTGTAGGCGCCGGCTTCAAAGCCCCGCTGGGTCTGTTTGCCGACGCTCAGCGAGGGCACGAAGACGTCGCCGACCAACTGCTTCAACTCGTTGGCATCTTCCGCCTTTTGCAGCATTTTTTCGGTGAAGGGTACGCCCCGCTTGTTGAGCAGATCCCGGGCCTGGACGCACTCGGTGGTGCAATCGGCGGCGGTGTATAGCGTCACCGGAAAGTTTTCCCTGGCCTTGCGCGTCGCGAAAGGCAGGTCATCGCTACTCTCGGCTTTCTCTCCGACCCTGGACAAAGCTTTGGCCTTGCCAGGGGGCGGGGTGTCGGAAATGATGATGCGGCCGCTAGGGTCGATCCAGCGATAGGCCTGGGCAGCGGCCTGGAGGCTGGTCAGCGCCAAGCAAAGCATGAGCAGAAAACGCATTTTCTTCTCCATCGGGAGGTTGCTTACGCCGCAATCATACCGCTATGCCGGAGCAGTGCGTCGACACTGGGTTCGCGGCCGCGGAAGGCCTTGAAGGAGTCGATGGCTGGACGCGAGCCGCCGACCGCGAGGATCTCGTCGAGGAAGCGCCGGCCGGTCGTGGCGTCGAACGGATCGCCGGCTTCCTCGAAGGCGGCATAGGCATCGGCCGACAGCACTTCCGCCCACTTGTAGCTGAAATAGCCGGCGCCGTAACCGCCGCCGAAAATGTGCGAGAAGCTGTTCGGGAAGCGGTGCCATTCCGGCGGGATGAGCACGGCGACTTCCTTGCGCACTTCGCCCAGCAGGTCCATCACGCTGTGCGGACCGGCCGGGTCGAAGCCGGCGTGCAGCAGCATGTCGAACAGCGAGAACTCGATCTGGCGCACCGCCATCATGCCGCTTTGGAAATTCTTGGCAGCCAGCATCTTGTCGAACAGTTCGCGCGGCAGGTGGGCGCCGCTATCGACATGGGCGGTCATGCCTTCGACGACCTCCCACTCCCAGCAATAGTTTTCCATGAACTGCGAAGGTAGCTCGACGGCATCCCACTCGACGCCATGGATGCCGGAAACGCCGAGTTCCTCGCCGCGGGTCAGCAGATGGTGCAGGCCGTGGCCGGTTTCGTGGAAGAGCGTGGTGACTTCGTCGTGGGTGAAGGTGGCGGGCTTGTCGCCGACCGGGCGCGAGAAGTTGCAGTTCAGGTAGGCGATCGGCTTCTGAATGCCGCCGGTGGTACGCCGCCGGGAGCGGGCTTCGTCCATCCAGGCGCCGCCGCGCTTGGTTTCGCGGGCGTAGAGATCGAGGTAGAACTGGCCGACCAGATCGCCGGCCGGGGATTCCAGCCGGTAGAAACGGACGTCCTCGTGCCAGACCGGCGCGCTGTCCGGCTTGACCTTGACGTTGAACAGGCTCTCGATGACCTTGAACAGGCCGCCCAGCACTTTGGGTTCGGTGAAGTACTGCTTCACTTCCTGTTCCGAGAAGGCATAGCGCTTCTGCAACAGCTTTTCCGAAACGTAGGCGGCATCCCAGGGCTGGAAATCGGCGAGGCCGAGTTCGTCCTTGGCGAAGGCGCGCAGTTCGGCGATGTCCTTGGCGGCGAAGGGTTTGGCCTTGGCCGCCAGTTCGCGCAGGAAGGCGAGTACTTGTTCCGGCGTATCGGCCATCTTGGGCGCGAGCGAGACTTCGGCGAAATTCTTGTAGCCGAGCATCTGTGCATCTTCGCGGCGCAGTTCCAGCATGCGCTGGATGATCGGCGTGTTGTCCCATTCCGGCTTGCTCGAGCCGTCGTGGAATTCGGCGGCGCGGGTGGCGTAGGCGCGGTACATTCGGGCGCGCAGTTCGCGGTTGTCGGCGTACTGCATGACCGGGCCGTAGGAGGGAGCGTGCAGGCTGAAGCGCCAGCCGGCGACGCCGGCCTTTTCGGCGGCGGTGCGGGCGGCTTCGATGGCGTCGGCGGGCAGACCGGAAAGCAGCGCTTCGTCGGTGATCACTTCGGCGAAGGCGTTGGTGGCATCGAGCACGTTTTCCGAGAACTTGGCGGAGAGTTGCGACAACTCCTCCATGATCGCCTGGAAGCGCGGTTTCTGATCTTCCGGCAATTCGGCGCCGCTCAGGCGGAAGTCGCGCACCTCGTTGTCGACGACCTTCTTCTGTTCGACGGAGAGGGTGGCGTATTCGGCGCTGGCGCGCAGCGCCTTGTATTTCTCGAACAGCTTCAGGTTCTGACCGAGTTCGGCGTAGAAGCGCGAGACCTCGGGCAGCATCTCGTTGTAGGCCTCGCGCCAGGCCGGCACGTCGTTGACCGAGTGCAGGTGGCCAACGATGCCCCAGGCTCGACCGAAGGGTTCCAGGCCATCGGCCAGCGCCCCGGCAAAATCCCGCCAGGTGGCCGGGGTGGCGTCGGCGGTCAGACGCTCGACCAACTCGCGGCCGGCGATTAACAGCGATTCGATGGCCGGTTTGACATGTTCCGGTTGAACGGTGTCGAAACGTGGCAGGTCGGAGAAGTCGAGCAGGGGATTGACGGTCGTCATTTTTATATTCCGGGCAAGAAAAACGGGCGGTCCAGGCCGCCCGTTGGATCTGGGGGCATAACCCTCATTCTACAAGCTCTCGGTAGGCATGCCACGAGGCGTGGCCGAGGATTGGCATGATCAGGATCAGACCGAACAACAAAGTGGCAAATCCGGTCAGCGTCAGCGTGACGATCAGCGCCGCCCACAGCAGGAGTGGCCCGGCATTGGCAATGCAGGCATCGAGGCTGGTCATCATCGCCGTGACGATGTCGCTGTCGCGGTCGAGCATCATCGGTACCGCGACCACGGCCAGCGCGAAGACGACCAAGGCCAGCAGCGCGCCCAAGGCGAACCAGACGACGACGAAGGCACCATGTTCGCCGCTGAGGACGACCTCCTTGAGAAAGGCGCCGCTGTCGAGGTCGCTGCTCGCACCGAGCAGGGCAAAGGCGACGGCTGAAAAGCGCTCCCAGAGAATGGCGGTTAGTCCGAGGAAGAGGCCGAAAAAAGCCAGCGACTGGCCGCTGCGCCGGAAGCAGCGGAGCGAGTCGATGAACATGATCTTCTCGCCCCTGGCGGTGCGCCGGCTCAATTCGTAGAGTCCGGCGGCCAGTAGCGGGGCAACCAGAAAGAAGCCGGAAATCGCGACGCTGACCAGATGGGGATGGCGAATGATCGACAGCAGGATCAGGTCGCCAGCAAGAGCGAATAGCGTTCCGTAGGCTAGCGAGGGCAGAGGATTGGCTTGCAGATCACGCCAACCGGACTGCAACCAGAAGAAAGGCCGCTTCCAGCTGATCTGGCGAATGGTCGGCAAGGACGCGCCGGCTTGGCGAAAATTCTGGATTGGTCTCATTGCAGCCTCCCGACAGCGGTGCGGACCAATCTTGGACCCGGCCATGGCGGCCGGGTTCCTTTGTTAGCTGCTTACAGCGTCTTGCCGGTCAGCCGCTCGTAGGCCTCGATGTACTTGGCGCTGGTGCGGGCGATGACATCGGCCGGCAGCTTGGGGCCGGGCGCCTTCTTGCCCCAGTCCAGGGTTTCCAGGTAGTCGCGGACGAACTGCTTGTCGTAGGACGGCGGGTTCTTGCCTTCCTCGTACTGGTCGGCCGGCCAGAAACGCGAGGAGTCCGGGGTCAGGGCCTCGTCGATCAGGTGCAGGGTGCCGGCGGCGTCGATGCCGAACTCGAACTTGGTGTCGGCGATGATGATGCCGCGGCCCTTGGCGTAGGCGCAGGCTTCTTCGTAGAGGCGGATGGCGGCGATGCGGGCTTCATCGGCCAGTTGGGCGCCGTTCTTGCCGGTGCCAGCCAGGGCTTCGGCCAGGTCGGCAGCACAGTTGGCCTGGGCGACGGCGAAGGAGACGTTTTCGTCATGATCGCCGACGGCAGCCTTGGTCGCCGGCGTGAAGATCGGGGCAGGCAGTTTCTGCGCCATTTTCAGGCCGGTGGGCAGGGCGATGCCGCAGATGGCGCCGGTTTCCTGGTAGTCCTTCCAGCCCGAACCGATCACGTACCCGCGAACCACCGCCTCGATCGGCAGCGGCCGCAGGCGCTTGACGACGACGGCGCGGCCGCGGACCTGCTCGCGCTCGTTCTCGGCGACGACGGATTCGGGATCGATGCCGGTCAGCTGGTTGGGCACGATGTGGCCGAGCTTCGCGAACCAGAAATCGGCGACGGCGGTCAGCACTTCGCCCTTGCGCGGAATCGGGTCGGGCAGGATGACGTCGAAGGCCGACAGGCGGTCGGTGGTGACGATCAGCAGCTTGTCGGCGTCTACGGCGTAGATGTCGCGGACCTTGCCCTTGGAGAGCAGCGGCAGGCTGGTGATGGACGACTGGTAAAGAGGAGTGGTCACGGCAATGATCCCGAAAGCAAAGGGGTGGATTATAAATTAATGCGCGCCACCTTCTTCGGCGGTGAGCTTTTTGCGCATGCGATGGGTGCCCCAGGCGACGACCCCGGCGATCACCGGAATCGAAATGGCGGTGAGGACGTCAGGCGAGAGATGGTGCAGATCCTTGGTGCCCTTGGCCAGGTATTGCACCAGTTGCGAGCCGTAATAGGTGAGCACGACTACCGACAGGCCTTCGACGGTTTCCTGCAGACGCAGTTGCAGCCGGGCGCGGCGGTTCATCTGCGAGAGCAGTTCCTGGTTCTGGCGCTCGAGTTCGATATCGACCCGGGTGCGCAGCAACTGGCTGTTGCGGGCGACGCGGCCGGACAGTTCCTCCTGGCGGCGGCTGATCGCCTCGCAGGTCGCCATCGCCGGCACCAGCCGGCGCTGCATGAATTCGTCGATGGTCGGCAGGCCGGGGATGCGGATTTCACGCAGTTCGGCGATGCGCTGGGCGACCAGGCCGTGGTAGGCGTTGGCCGCGCCGAAGCGGAAGGTGGTGCGGGCGACCGAGTGTTCGACCTCGGCGGCGAGTTTGGAGAGGGTGGCCAGCACCATGCGTTCGTCTTCCGGCGAGTGGGCCTGACCGATGTTGTCCATCAGCTCGGCCAGCTTCTTCTCGGCGCCGAACAGCCAGCCGCTGACTTCCTTGGCGACCGGCAGGCCGAGCAGCGCCATCATCCGGTAGGTCTCGATCTCGACCAGGCGCTGCACGGTGCGCCCGGCCTGGCGCTGGGTCATGCCGGCATCGAGCACGAGGAAACGCGAGAAGCCGTTGTCGATCTTGAAGTCGGTGAACACCCAGGCGTTGCCGTCGGCGATCTGCGAAGCGACCATCTGGCGGCCGCTCGGGTTGAGCTTGGCGAGCACTGATTCCGGGCTCAGTTCAGTCGTCGGGCGCAGCTCGACATGGGTGGCGACGATCAGCTTGCCGGGAATCGCCGCCAGCCAGTCCGGGTGCACGGCGTCGAAGGCGGTGGCGTCCGGATCGAGCGTCTCGCCGGCAGGCAGCGGGCGGAAGAAGGTGTAGGTCGAAAACTCGGTATGCATCTCCCAGCGCAGCCGGAAGGAGCCGGCATCGATCATCTGGTGCGCCTCGGAGCTTTCGATGGCGTTGCAGACCTGCGACTGGGTCAGCCGCGTCAGGTTGGCGCGTTCCTCGTCGACGTGGCTGCGGGCGCGCTTGAACACCAGTTGCGAGACGAGCAGCGGCCCCTGCAATGGAGTCGGCGGGCGGGCGTGGAACTCGTTGTTGAGGCGTTGCCGCAGCGGATGTTCTTCCAGTTCGGCAATCGTGAATCGCGGGTGCATGGCAGATGAGGACGGGGTTGGTTGGCGCGGAACGGCTGCGCGGATTCTAGCATTCAGGCGCTGGCGGCTTCGCTCCGCCGCAGGTAGCGGTCGAATTCCTGCGTCAAACCGGGGGCGGCGTGCTCGAGCAGGAAACTGCGGAACTTCTGGCCGGCCGGCAGCAGGCGTTTGCTGTTCATGTGCACGACATACCAGGTGCGCTCGATCGGCGTGCCGATCACGTCGAGCAAGCTGATTTCGCTGGTCTTCAGCTCCAGCGGCAGGGTATGCAGCGAGAGCAGGCTGACGCCCATGCCGGCCATCACCGCCTGCTTGATCGTTTCGTTGCTGCCCATGCTGATCGTGCGGGCCGGCGTGAACAGGTGGTTCTTGAACATTTCCTCGGCGACCCGCCGCGAGCCCGAGCCTTCCTCGCGCAAGAGGAAGGTTTCCTGCCGCAATTCGTGCATGTCGAAGCGCCGGGCCTCGCGCAGCGGATGGTCGGCCGGCGCGATCAGCACGTAGGGGTGGCTGGCCATCGGCTCGGCATGGGCATCGATCTCGACCGGGATGCGGCCCATGACGGCGAGGTCGATGGCGTTGTCCTGCAGTTTCTGGAGCAGCGCCTCGCGGTTACCGACGGTGAACTGCACCTCGACCCCGGGATGGTCCTGCGAAAACTTGGCGAGCAGCTTGGGCATGAAGTATTTGGCGGTACTGACCAGGCCGACCGACAACTGGCCGACCTCGGCACCGAGCAGGCCCTGCAGGTTGGCCTCGGCATCCTTGATTTCGCCGAGCACGCGCAGCGCGTGGTGGACCAGCATCTCGCCAGCCTCGGTCAGCGCGACGCCGCGCCCCATGCGCTCGAACAGCGGCAGGCCGACGTTTTCCTCGAGTTGCTTCAACTGCATCGAAATCGCCGGCGGCGTTAGGTGCAATTCCTCGGCGGCACGGGCATAGCTCAGGTGGCGGGCGGCGACCACGAAGATCTGCAACTGGCGTAGGGTTAGGGTGCGGATGAAGTTCATGTTCAGGGGGGCTTCGATTTGGTGGGGGTTTGGTAAGTTTTAGTTTAACGCTGTTGGGTGGTTAATTGGCTTGGGTTTCCGCCTTGCTGGCGGGCGTACTTTCTTTTGTGTGGCCAAAAGAAAGTAGCCAAAGAAAAGGCCACCCCTGGGTCGGTGCCGGGCTACGCCCGGTTCCCTGCGCTACTCGAAACGCCGGGCGGCTGCGGAACTCGGGGCTGCGCCCCTCAAACAGTCCTCGCCGACTGCCCCCGGCGCTTCTGCGTTGCTCGGCACCTCTCAAGGGGCCCGGAAAAACGAGCCGTGGTGAAACGGTGGCACGGTCATTCCCGCGCAGGCGGGAATCCATGTATGAGACTGGACTCCCGCCTATGCGGGAGTGACGGTTGGCCCGGGATGTTTTTGACTTCGGGTCCCCGTGTGGAGCGCCGAGCAACGGAGCTGCTGGCGGAGAAAGGGCGAGGACTGTCTGAGGCCCGTAGGGCCGAGTTCCGCAGCCCCCGCCAGTAGCGAGTAGCGCAGGGGAGTCGGCGCAGCCGACCGCGTAACCCGGGGTCGCCTTCTTTTTGGCTACTTTTTCTTGGCGAAGCAAGAAAAAGTACGCCCGCCAACAAGGCGGAACCCCAAGCTCATCAACAGGAAAATAACCATGATTAACGGGCGGTACCGCTCTTGCCTAACCAGCTACCGCCCCACCGAGAACGGTTACGCCGCCGGCCGCAACTTATGCCGCCACCCCGGATAAAGCTTGTCCGCATCCTGCGGGAACGACTCGAAGGCCCGCGCAAATTCGTAATGATCACGCGCCCAATCCACCGGATCGGCCCCGGCCTTCCAGCAGTCGTAGGCCTGGCGCAGCGAGCGAGCCCCGGCCGCCGGCGAATCGATGTGGCCGTAGGCGCCGCCGCCGGCCGTGTTGATCACGTTGCCGTGGCCGAGGTTGTCGAAGAAACCCGGCAGGCGCAGGGCGTTCATGCCCCCCGAGATGATCGGCGTCGTCGGCCGCATGCCGTACCACTCCTGGTGGTAGGCCGGGCCGCTATAGCTGTCGCGCTCGATGATGTAGGCGCAGGCGCGGTCGTCCTTGTCGCCTTCCATCTTGCCGTAGCCCATGGTCCCGACATGGATGCCGGAAGCGCCCTGCAGGCGGCTCATCTTGGCCAGCACGTAGGCGGTGTAGCCGCGCTTCGAGGAGGGCGAGGTGACGGCGCCGTGGCCGGCGCGGTGGTAATGCAGGTACTGGTTGGGGTACTGCCGGCGGGCGGTGGTGATCATGCCCGGGCCGCCGACATAGCCATCGACCAGGAAAGCCAGCTTGTCGGCATCGGGGCCGAAGGCGGCGAGGGCGAAATCGGCGCGGGCGCACATCTCGTAATGGTCGTCGGCCGTGATGTTCATCGAGAACAGCTTGGCCTCGCCGGTTTCGTCCATTGCCCGTTTCATCGCGTCATAGACCAGCGGGATGGTTTTGCGCAGCGGTGCGAAGGTCTGGTTGCCCTGCGGCTCGTCGTTCTTGATGAAATCGCCGCCCAGCCAGAACTGGTAGGCGGCCTCGGCGAAGGGTTCGGGGCGCAGGCCGAGCTTGGGCTTGATGATGGTGCCGGAGATATAGCCGCCGTCCTTGACCGGCCGGCCGAGGATGCGCCACAGCGTGCTGATGTCCGTCGCCGGCCCGTCGAACAGCTCGATGGCGCGGCGCGGCATGTGGAAGTCGTACATCTTGGCATGCTCGATGTCGCCCATGCCCTGGTTGTTGCCGATGGTCAGCGTCAGGAAGGAGGCCATCATCATCCGGCCATCGGTGATGTTGCGGTCGAAGAGGTCGAGCGGGTAGGCGATGCGCATGTCCTCGCTGGCCTCGTCGATTTGGTAAACCAGCGCATCGACGCCCTTGGTGAAATCGTCAGTGGTGCACACCTCGACATTGGTCCCGGTCGAGGACTCGGCGGCGAAGTGGGCGGCAGCCTCGAGGTAGCCGTGGCCGGGCTTCGGTTTCATCTTGTAGGCGCACAGAATGTGGCGGCCGCCGGCGATCAGGTCGGCTTCCTTCAGGCTCAGGTCGGCGTAACGCTTGCTTTGGTCCATCGTGTCTCTCCTTTGGTGTGCGGAAGGCGTGCTGCGATGGAGTGAATGCTAGGGGGCGTTATAGGTAAATAAAAGTCAAAGATTTTTATTGGATTAGTCAGCTATCGATTATCGATGGCTTGCTCCAATTGGTGACTCAGGTGGCCGGGTTCGAGAAGAAGGAGGTTGATATTCCATATGGTTCTGGGCACGATGTTGGGATCAATAAATGGCCTCAACCTCTGCGGCTGCCCTACCCAAAATTACTGTGCAGTAACTGTATATGGTCAAATTTTTCGCGCTTCTTCTCGCTGCTATCGGATTCTTAATGCTTGGATTAGGGCTAGCCCTGATGCACGAGCATCCCGCTATGTTGGCGCTCGGGGTTGCCGGAGCCGCCATAACCTATTTTGCTTACTCTATGAATAGGGGGCGCGAGAAATCTCTTATAGCGCAGCATGACAAAGAAATAGTGCGTCGGAGCGAGGCTCTAGCGAAGACTCCTTGGGAAAATGGAAAATCCCTGGAGGTAAGAACCGGCAGTGCCAAGTTTTTGATTGCATTGCTAATGCTCGCCGCAAGCGTTTTGTTTGCTTACTCTTCAGCATCCGCAACTGAACCCAGATGGGGAGTGTTTGTGGGAAGCGTCTTGTTCTCCGCTGTCGTGCTATTTTCTGTAGTTCGATTACTGCCCGGCATGGCGAAACCGGCACTAGTGCTCAGCAACCGAGGTTTCCAAACTCCATTGCACGGAACTGTTCCATGGCGTGAGGTTGACGGAATAAATCTTCAACAGATCGCGCTGCGAGGCAGCACAACCAATACTCTGAATTTTCGAGTTGAAAACTATGCCGAAGGCGCTGACTGCATTCACTGGACGGAGCGGTTATTGGCGGTTTTTGGACTTGGCGTTCTAAAACGCAAAGTCGTCGTCGTCTTGTTGAATGGTGCAAGCGAAAAGCCGGAGACTGTTTACGCAATCGCAAGGTTCCTTTGGCAACAAAATACAGGCATGAACCATGAGTGGAACCCGATGTTCTCGAATGAGTTCAATCAGGCAGCGCGGCGAGTTCATGAGTTTAGGAATCGTTACAAAGACCCAGATGCATCCGCTGCAGGCCTGCTCAGTGAACCGGACAAGGCACTTAAGGAATTGGAACAATTTCGTCAGGACATGGACACCGTAAACTCGGAACGACGGCGCACCATAAGCAAAATCAATTGGATGGTGGCACTCAGCATATTGGGCATTGTTGCCACATTTCTTTGGCCTGTAGTGAAGCGGCATATTTAGCTGATGGGCCGCTTCCCAGAAGGCTGGTCCGTCAGTTCAGGGCACGAAGTGCCCTTTCCGCCCGAAACCTAGACATTCCGTGCTTCATTTGGCCAGCCAAACCCCTCCAGGCCCGCCAACACCTGAAGCGCCCCCCGAAAATCCTGCCCTGCCGTGTATTCGCTGACCGTGACCACGGTCGGTATCCCCGCGCCCAGGGCGGCGCGCAGGCCGTTGGCTGAATCTTCGATGGCGAGGCAGGCGCCGCCCGGCAGGCCGAGTCGTGCGAGTACCCAGTGGTAGATATCCGGCGCCGGCTTCTTGGCCGGCACGACGTCGCCGGCGCCGATTACCTCAAACCACTCCGCTGAGTCCGGGGCCAGGCTGGCGCGGAGCAGGGCGGCGACGTTTTCCGGCGAGGTGGTGGTGGCGATCGCCAGCCGGATGCCGGCCCGCCGGGCGGCGGCGATCAGTTCGGCAACGCCGGGGCGCAGCGGCAGTTTCCCTTGCTCGACCCGGCGGACGTAGTGCGCCGTCTTGGCGGCGTGCAGCTTTTTCATCAGATCATCGAAGTCAGGCCGCGCCGCGATGGCCGGGGCCTGGCGTTCGGCATAGTGGCGGATACGCTCCTTGCCGCCGGTGATGTCGAGCAGGCGGCCGTAGCTTTCGGCGTCCCAGTGCCAGTCCAGGGCGTGCTCGGCAAAGGCCTGGTTGAAAGCCGGGCGGTGGCCGTCGCGCTCGGTTTCGGCCAGCGTGCCATCGACATCGAAGATGATTGCCTGGGGGCGTTTCATGCCAAAAACGATAGCCGCCTGCCGGGGCGGGCGCCAGTCAGGATTGCTGAAGTCGATCTTAAGTGGATTTCGTATTAAGCAATCTATTAACCACTCAGTAAAAAACACTGACTATTGCTTAATTAATAATAGTCTTATCTTTACGTTCATCGCGGTAAGGCTATCGACAGGAGTCATCATGCAATTCGGACGCACCACGCTTTCCAAATTCGTCATCGAGCAAGCCCGGCTGCAGAACAGCGAGCTCGGTGCCCTGCTCATCGACGTCGCCGCCGCGGTCAAGACGATTTCCGCAATGGTCGGCAAGGGGGCGCTGGGCGGCAACCTCGGCGCGCTGGACAGCACCAATGTCCAGGGCGAGGTCCAGAAGAAGCTCGACGTGCTGACCAACGAGGCAATCCTGCGCCATTGCGAGTGGGGCGGCCAGCTGGCCGGCATGGCTTCCGAGGAGATGGACGAGCCCTATGCCATCCCCAACGAATACCCGCGCGGCCGCTACCTGCTGGTTTTCGATCCGCTGGACGGCTCCTCGAACAGCGACGTCAATGTCTCGGTCGGCACCATCTTCTCGATCTTCGCCCGGCCGACTGCCGGCGACGCCCAGCCCGGCGACTACCTGCGCCCCGGCTGCGAACAACTGGCCGCCGGCTACGCCATCTACGGCCCATCGACGATGATGGTGCTGACCCTCGGCAATGGCACGCACGGCTTCACGCTGGACCGCGAGAACGGCAATTTCATCCTGACCCACCCGGATATCCGGGTTCCGGAAGAGACCACCGAATTCGCCATCAACAGCTCGAACGAGCGTTTCTGGGAGCCGCCGGTGCAGCGCTACGTCAGCGAGTGCAAGGCCGGCAAGACCGGTGTCCGCGCCACCGACTTCAACATGCGCTGGATCGCCTCGATGGTTGCCGAGGTGCACCGCATCCTGATCCGTGGCGGCATCTTCATGTATCCCAAGGACAGCAAGGACCCGAGCAAGCCCGGGCGGCTGCGCCTGCTCTACGAAGCCAACCCGATGGCGATGCTGATCGAGCAGGCCGGCGGGGCGGCCAGTACCGGCCGCCAGCGCATCCTCGACGTGCAGCCGGAGGCCCTGCACCAGCGCGTGCCGGTGATCCTCGGTTCGAAAAATGAAGTGGAGCGCCTGGAGCGCTACCACCGCGATTACGACAATGGCAGCGACCGCCCCTTCGTTTCGCCGCTGTTCGCCGAACGCTCGCTGTTCCGCGACGAATCGCACGCCTGAATTCACAGTTAAGGGAGAGAGTCATGTCCGTCAAACACCCGATCATCGCCATCACCGGCTCGTCCGGCGCCGGCACCAGCACGGTAATGCAGAGCTTTCAGCACATCTTCCGCCGCGAGCAGTTGAAGGCGCAGATCGTCGAGGGCGATTCCTTCCACCGCTACGACCGGCTGGCCATGCGCGCCGAAATGAAAGCCCAGGAAGAGGCGGGCAACCGCAACTTCAGCCACTTCGGCCCGGAAGCCAACCTGCTCAAGGAGCTGCAGCAACTCTTCGTCAGCTACGGCCAGCACGGCGGCGGCCAGGTCCGAAAATACCTGCACGATGCCGGCGAGGCCGAGCCTTTCGGCCAGGAGCCGGGCACCTTCACGCCCTGGCAGGACATCAGCGAAGCCACCGACCTGATGTTCTACGAAGGGCTGCACGGCGCTTATGCCGATGAGACCATCGACATCGCCAAACAGGTCGATCTCTGCATCGGCGTCGTCCCCACCATCAATCTGGAGTGGATCCAGAAGCTGCACCGCGACCAGAAAATGCGCGGCTATTCGCAGGAGGCGGTGACCGACACCATCCTGCGCCGCATGCCGGACTACGTCAGCCACCTCTGCCCGCAGTTCTCGCGCACCCACGTCAATTTCCAGCGCGTGCCGATCGTCGATACCTCTAACCCCTTCATCGCCCGCGACATCCCGAGCGCCGACGAAAGCATGGTGGTGATCCGCTTCGCCAACCCGAAGGGCATCGACTTCCAGTATCTGGTCAGCATCCTGCACGGCGGCATGATGACCCGCCCGAACACGCTGGTCGTGCCCGGCGGCAAGATGGGCCTCGCCATGCAGATGATCTTCACGCCGATGATCCTGCGCCTGATGGACCAGAAGCGCCGCGCCTGACCAAAGAACAAGGAGAGAGACATGAGTGAACCGATTTCCCGCCGCGAGCTGGCCAACGCCGTCCGCTTCCTCGCCATCGATGCGGTCGAAAAAGCCAAGTCCGGCCACCCCGGCGCCCCGATGGGCATGGCCGACATCGCCGAAGTGCTGTGGCGCGACCACCTGAAACACAACCCGGCCAATCCGGCCTGGGGAGACCGCGACCGCTTCGTGCTCTCGAACGGCCACGCCTCGATGCTGCTCTATGCGTTGCTCCACCTGACCGGCTACGACCTGCCGCTGAGCGAACTGAAAAACTTCCGCCAACTCGGCAGCAAGACCGCCGGCCATCCGGAAGTCGGCCATACGCCGGGCGTCGAGACCACCACCGGGCCGCTCGGCCAGGGCCTGGCCAACGCGGTCGGCATGGCGCTCGCTGAGAAGCTGCTGGCCCAGCAGTTCAACCGCCCCGGTTTTCCCGTGGTCGATCACCGGACCTGGGTCTTCCTTGGCGACGGCTGCCTGATGGAAGGCATCAGCCATGAGGCCTGCTCGCTGGCCG
This genomic window contains:
- a CDS encoding LysR family transcriptional regulator, coding for MNFIRTLTLRQLQIFVVAARHLSYARAAEELHLTPPAISMQLKQLEENVGLPLFERMGRGVALTEAGEMLVHHALRVLGEIKDAEANLQGLLGAEVGQLSVGLVSTAKYFMPKLLAKFSQDHPGVEVQFTVGNREALLQKLQDNAIDLAVMGRIPVEIDAHAEPMASHPYVLIAPADHPLREARRFDMHELRQETFLLREEGSGSRRVAEEMFKNHLFTPARTISMGSNETIKQAVMAGMGVSLLSLHTLPLELKTSEISLLDVIGTPIERTWYVVHMNSKRLLPAGQKFRSFLLEHAAPGLTQEFDRYLRRSEAASA
- a CDS encoding ribulose-bisphosphate carboxylase, whose protein sequence is MDQSKRYADLSLKEADLIAGGRHILCAYKMKPKPGHGYLEAAAHFAAESSTGTNVEVCTTDDFTKGVDALVYQIDEASEDMRIAYPLDLFDRNITDGRMMMASFLTLTIGNNQGMGDIEHAKMYDFHMPRRAIELFDGPATDISTLWRILGRPVKDGGYISGTIIKPKLGLRPEPFAEAAYQFWLGGDFIKNDEPQGNQTFAPLRKTIPLVYDAMKRAMDETGEAKLFSMNITADDHYEMCARADFALAAFGPDADKLAFLVDGYVGGPGMITTARRQYPNQYLHYHRAGHGAVTSPSSKRGYTAYVLAKMSRLQGASGIHVGTMGYGKMEGDKDDRACAYIIERDSYSGPAYHQEWYGMRPTTPIISGGMNALRLPGFFDNLGHGNVINTAGGGAYGHIDSPAAGARSLRQAYDCWKAGADPVDWARDHYEFARAFESFPQDADKLYPGWRHKLRPAA
- a CDS encoding HAD family hydrolase is translated as MKRPQAIIFDVDGTLAETERDGHRPAFNQAFAEHALDWHWDAESYGRLLDITGGKERIRHYAERQAPAIAARPDFDDLMKKLHAAKTAHYVRRVEQGKLPLRPGVAELIAAARRAGIRLAIATTTSPENVAALLRASLAPDSAEWFEVIGAGDVVPAKKPAPDIYHWVLARLGLPGGACLAIEDSANGLRAALGAGIPTVVTVSEYTAGQDFRGALQVLAGLEGFGWPNEARNV
- a CDS encoding class 1 fructose-bisphosphatase; the protein is MQFGRTTLSKFVIEQARLQNSELGALLIDVAAAVKTISAMVGKGALGGNLGALDSTNVQGEVQKKLDVLTNEAILRHCEWGGQLAGMASEEMDEPYAIPNEYPRGRYLLVFDPLDGSSNSDVNVSVGTIFSIFARPTAGDAQPGDYLRPGCEQLAAGYAIYGPSTMMVLTLGNGTHGFTLDRENGNFILTHPDIRVPEETTEFAINSSNERFWEPPVQRYVSECKAGKTGVRATDFNMRWIASMVAEVHRILIRGGIFMYPKDSKDPSKPGRLRLLYEANPMAMLIEQAGGAASTGRQRILDVQPEALHQRVPVILGSKNEVERLERYHRDYDNGSDRPFVSPLFAERSLFRDESHA
- a CDS encoding phosphoribulokinase; protein product: MSVKHPIIAITGSSGAGTSTVMQSFQHIFRREQLKAQIVEGDSFHRYDRLAMRAEMKAQEEAGNRNFSHFGPEANLLKELQQLFVSYGQHGGGQVRKYLHDAGEAEPFGQEPGTFTPWQDISEATDLMFYEGLHGAYADETIDIAKQVDLCIGVVPTINLEWIQKLHRDQKMRGYSQEAVTDTILRRMPDYVSHLCPQFSRTHVNFQRVPIVDTSNPFIARDIPSADESMVVIRFANPKGIDFQYLVSILHGGMMTRPNTLVVPGGKMGLAMQMIFTPMILRLMDQKRRA